In Polaribacter sp. L3A8, a genomic segment contains:
- a CDS encoding EF-hand domain-containing protein, with the protein MKNSTNKILAVIIVSLGVSASSFAQADNSDDKPKGPPTFKQLLKEFDANEDGKISQKEVKGPLAKDFKKVDTDEDGFISEKELKDAPKPERRERPRK; encoded by the coding sequence ATGAAAAACTCAACAAATAAAATTTTAGCAGTCATAATAGTTTCTTTAGGGGTGTCAGCATCAAGTTTTGCACAAGCAGATAATTCTGATGACAAACCAAAAGGACCACCAACATTTAAACAACTTTTAAAAGAATTTGATGCAAACGAAGATGGTAAAATTTCTCAAAAAGAAGTAAAAGGGCCTTTGGCAAAAGATTTTAAAAAAGTTGATACTGATGAAGATGGTTTCATTTCAGAAAAAGAACTGAAAGATGCTCCTAAACCAGAGAGAAGAGAAAGACCAAGAAAATAA
- a CDS encoding CotH kinase family protein has protein sequence MKNYKIKLFSLVITLFIFSCTSDDVSDVTVDDTDDSNEVAVVIDDTDFEAIDWTEATHSKDVDANISEVFEDNTVKRLDFVITEARWQTMLDDMENLYGTFGGSSAGGPGVSVDIDEDPIFVPGEVFYEGKEWYRVGLRFKGNSSLKSSWQAGILKLSFKLDFDEFEDDYPQIKNQRFYGIKKLSLKNNYDDSSMLREKVATDVFRNAGLVASHTAFYTLYVDHGNGPQYFGLYTLVEEVDGSVLDTQFSDDGGNLYKPDGDAASFANGTFDEDEYVKKNNEDEADFSDVQSLLTIINDGTKTTDAAAWRTSLDAVFDTDIFLKYLAVNTVVQNWDTYGRMTHNYFLYNDPATSKLTWIPWDNNEALQTGKQGGALSLNFSGLTASQWPLIGYMYQDEVYKEKYDAYVEEVINGAFNESTIQALYTSYAALVEEYATSEVTGYTFLNNSSDFQSAVSQLKSHATSRKAAVAAYLN, from the coding sequence ATGAAAAATTATAAAATTAAATTATTCTCATTAGTGATTACACTTTTTATTTTTTCGTGTACAAGTGATGATGTTTCTGATGTTACAGTAGATGATACAGATGATAGTAATGAAGTTGCTGTAGTAATAGATGATACAGATTTTGAAGCTATAGACTGGACAGAGGCTACACATAGTAAAGATGTAGATGCTAATATTAGCGAAGTTTTTGAAGATAACACAGTAAAAAGGTTAGACTTTGTTATTACGGAAGCTCGTTGGCAAACCATGTTAGATGATATGGAGAACCTTTATGGAACATTTGGAGGAAGTTCTGCAGGAGGACCTGGTGTTTCTGTAGATATCGATGAAGATCCAATTTTTGTGCCTGGAGAAGTGTTTTATGAAGGGAAAGAATGGTATAGAGTTGGTTTGCGTTTTAAAGGAAATTCAAGTTTAAAAAGTAGTTGGCAAGCAGGGATTTTAAAATTATCATTCAAATTAGATTTTGATGAGTTTGAAGATGATTATCCTCAAATAAAGAATCAACGTTTTTACGGAATTAAGAAATTAAGTCTTAAAAATAATTATGATGATAGTTCTATGTTAAGAGAAAAAGTAGCTACAGATGTGTTTAGAAACGCTGGCTTAGTGGCGTCTCATACCGCTTTTTACACATTATATGTGGATCATGGTAATGGACCACAATATTTTGGATTGTATACTTTAGTAGAAGAGGTAGATGGTAGTGTTTTAGATACACAATTTTCTGATGATGGAGGAAATCTATACAAACCAGATGGTGATGCTGCAAGTTTTGCAAATGGAACTTTTGATGAAGACGAATATGTAAAGAAAAATAATGAAGATGAGGCAGATTTTTCTGATGTACAAAGTCTTTTAACAATTATAAATGATGGTACAAAAACTACAGATGCTGCCGCTTGGAGAACAAGTTTAGATGCTGTTTTTGATACCGACATATTTTTAAAATACTTGGCTGTAAATACAGTGGTTCAAAATTGGGATACCTATGGTAGAATGACACATAATTATTTCTTATACAATGATCCTGCTACGAGTAAACTAACTTGGATTCCTTGGGATAATAATGAAGCTTTACAGACAGGTAAACAAGGTGGTGCTTTATCTTTAAATTTCTCTGGATTAACAGCTTCTCAATGGCCATTAATAGGGTATATGTATCAAGATGAAGTGTATAAAGAAAAGTATGATGCGTATGTAGAAGAGGTTATAAACGGTGCGTTTAATGAATCTACAATTCAGGCTTTATATACAAGCTATGCCGCTTTAGTAGAAGAATATGCAACATCAGAAGTTACAGGTTATACATTTTTAAATAACAGTTCAGATTTTCAATCGGCAGTTAGCCAATTAAAATCACATGCAACTTCTAGAAAAGCTGCAGTAGCAGCTTATTTAAATTAA